One part of the Solanum dulcamara chromosome 8, daSolDulc1.2, whole genome shotgun sequence genome encodes these proteins:
- the LOC129900389 gene encoding uncharacterized protein LOC129900389, whose amino-acid sequence MSYLMSSQGVVLATAVAVSAGIVVLFDRLREKYFSTAHLELTKNVQNSPQEKPILKSCLSSGEKNMNSRKEKKKKRVHFAADVKDSNNNGEEYRRENRNSCGKKILGMPANRRALYTGILKDRVHRMEFSY is encoded by the exons ATGTCATATTTGATGAGCTCACAAGGCGTTGTCTTGGCAACAGCCGTAGCCGTTTCAGCCGGCATTGTCGTTCTCTTTGATCGTCTTCGAGAAAAGTATTTTTCAACTGCACACCTTGAACTTACCAAGAATGTTCAAAATTCTCCACAGGAAAAGCCTATTCTTAAGTCTTGCTTATCGTCAG GTGAAAAGAACATGAATtcgaggaaggaaaaaaagaagaaaagggttCATTTTGCAGCAGATGTGAAAGATTCAAACAATAATGGCGAGGAGTATAGAAGAGAAAATAGAAATTCTTGTGGGAAGAAGATTTTGGGTATGCCAGCAAATCGAAGAGCTTTGTACACTGGAATTCTCAAAGATCGTGTGCATCGCATGGAATTCTCTTATTGA